Proteins co-encoded in one Sulfuricystis thermophila genomic window:
- a CDS encoding S41 family peptidase: protein MRSKLQQFGLVLVGLIAGVALSLNFSAIAQKGGDAPLPVEELKSFADVFNAIKQGYVEPVEDKTLIRHAISGMLANLDPHSAYLDEEAFKDLQVSTQGEFGGLGIEVGMEDGLVKVIAPIEDTPAYRAGVKAGDLIFKLDDTPVKGMTLGEAVKKMRGKPKTSIRLSILRQGETKPLEITIVRDVIKVQSVKSKLIEPGYGYMRITQFQEETVADLVKHFERLVKADADAKGTGLKGLVLDLRNDPGGLLHSAIGVSAAFLPPGSTVVTTDGRVEDAKRKYSATAEDYLRGNREDPLKKLPAIAKSVPLIVLVNAGSASASEIVAGALQDHKRAIVMGTQTFGKGSVQTVLPLSGKTAIKLTTARYYTPNGRSIQAKGIEPDIVVEESPNGGSRERLREADLERHLVNDKEGKDAEKPAAPKKDKADKPDKNGKTDADKDEAQAKPFELASKNDYQLTQALNLLKALNVIKK from the coding sequence ATGCGTAGCAAACTGCAGCAATTCGGCCTCGTGCTCGTCGGACTGATCGCCGGCGTCGCCCTGAGTCTCAATTTTTCCGCGATCGCACAAAAAGGCGGCGATGCGCCGCTGCCGGTCGAAGAGTTGAAGAGCTTCGCCGATGTCTTCAACGCCATCAAGCAGGGCTATGTCGAGCCAGTCGAGGACAAGACGCTGATCCGCCATGCGATCTCTGGCATGCTGGCGAACCTCGATCCGCATTCTGCCTATCTCGACGAGGAAGCCTTCAAAGACTTGCAGGTGTCTACCCAGGGCGAATTCGGCGGCTTGGGGATCGAGGTCGGCATGGAGGACGGCCTCGTCAAGGTGATCGCCCCGATCGAGGACACGCCCGCGTATCGCGCCGGAGTCAAGGCCGGCGATTTGATCTTCAAGCTCGACGACACGCCGGTGAAGGGCATGACGCTGGGTGAGGCGGTGAAGAAGATGCGCGGCAAGCCGAAGACCTCGATCCGCCTCTCCATCCTGCGCCAGGGCGAGACCAAGCCGCTCGAGATCACCATCGTGCGCGACGTGATCAAGGTACAAAGCGTCAAGTCGAAGCTGATCGAGCCGGGTTACGGCTATATGCGCATCACCCAGTTTCAGGAAGAAACCGTCGCCGATCTGGTGAAACATTTCGAGCGACTCGTCAAGGCCGATGCCGACGCGAAAGGCACCGGTCTGAAGGGGCTGGTGCTCGATTTGCGCAACGACCCGGGCGGGCTGCTCCATTCCGCGATCGGCGTCTCCGCCGCCTTCTTGCCGCCCGGTAGCACGGTCGTCACCACCGACGGGCGGGTCGAGGATGCCAAGCGCAAATACAGCGCCACCGCCGAGGATTATCTGCGTGGCAACCGCGAGGATCCGCTGAAGAAACTCCCCGCGATTGCGAAGAGCGTGCCGCTGATCGTGCTGGTCAATGCCGGCTCGGCTTCCGCTTCCGAAATCGTTGCCGGCGCGCTGCAGGATCACAAGCGCGCGATCGTGATGGGCACCCAGACCTTCGGCAAAGGCTCGGTGCAGACGGTGCTGCCGCTTTCCGGCAAGACGGCGATCAAGCTGACCACGGCGCGCTATTACACGCCGAATGGCCGCTCGATCCAGGCCAAGGGTATCGAGCCGGACATCGTCGTCGAGGAATCGCCCAATGGCGGCTCGCGCGAGCGGTTGCGCGAAGCCGATCTCGAACGCCATCTCGTCAACGACAAGGAAGGCAAAGACGCGGAGAAACCCGCCGCGCCGAAGAAGGACAAAGCCGACAAGCCCGACAAGAACGGCAAGACCGATGCCGACAAGGATGAAGCGCAAGCCAAACCTTTCGAGCTGGCCTCGAAGAACGACTACCAGCTCACGCAGGCGCTCAATCTGCTCAAGGCCCTGAACGTCATCAAAAAATGA
- a CDS encoding SH3 domain-containing protein, with protein MTVRGIAWLALFVAPALAWGLDYRSVTEAAVLFDAPSQKAKPLFVIAPGTPVEVVVSLDAWSKVRDMKGDLAWIERRQLSDRRMLQVRTGGAQVRSEASDTARLVFEAESDVLLEYLDAGPPGWVKVHHRDGETGFVKASQVWGL; from the coding sequence GTGACGGTGCGCGGCATCGCCTGGCTCGCGCTCTTCGTCGCCCCCGCCCTCGCCTGGGGACTCGACTATCGCTCGGTCACTGAGGCCGCGGTATTGTTCGATGCCCCGTCGCAAAAGGCCAAACCGCTTTTCGTGATCGCCCCGGGCACGCCGGTGGAAGTCGTCGTCAGTCTCGACGCCTGGTCCAAGGTGCGCGACATGAAGGGCGATCTGGCCTGGATCGAACGCCGTCAGCTCTCTGATCGCCGCATGCTGCAAGTGCGCACTGGCGGCGCCCAAGTACGCAGTGAGGCCAGCGACACCGCCCGGCTGGTGTTCGAAGCCGAGAGCGACGTGTTGCTGGAATACCTCGACGCCGGTCCGCCCGGCTGGGTGAAGGTGCACCATCGCGATGGCGAGACCGGCTTCGTGAAAGCCAGCCAGGTCTGGGGGCTCTGA
- the glyA gene encoding serine hydroxymethyltransferase has product MFSKQDSLAKIDPEIYAAIRQENQRQEDHIELIASENYVSWAVMEAQGSQLTNKYAEGYPGKRYYGGCEYVDIVEQLAIDRAKALFGAEAANVQPNSGSQANQAVFMAFLKPGDTVMGMSLAEGGHLTHGMALNMSGKWFNVVPYGLTKDEAIDYDQVERLAHEHKPKLIIAGASAYALKIDFERFAKIAKAVGAIFMVDMAHYAGLVAAGFYPNPVPHADVVTSTTHKTLRGPRGGLILMKAEHEKAINSAIFPGLQGGPLMHVIAAKAVAFKGAMSKEFKAYQEQVIENAQVMAKALKQRGLRIVSGRTESHVFLVDLTAKNITGKDAEAALGRAHITVNKNAIPNDPQKPFVTSGIRIGTPAMTTRGFTEIEAEEVANLIADVLDAPNDEAVIERVRNEVAALCRKFPVYG; this is encoded by the coding sequence ATGTTCTCGAAACAAGACAGCCTCGCCAAGATCGACCCGGAAATCTATGCCGCCATCCGCCAGGAAAACCAGCGGCAGGAAGACCACATCGAACTGATCGCCTCGGAAAACTACGTCTCCTGGGCGGTAATGGAAGCCCAGGGCTCCCAGCTCACCAACAAGTACGCCGAAGGTTATCCGGGCAAGCGCTATTACGGCGGCTGCGAATACGTGGATATCGTCGAGCAGCTGGCGATCGACCGCGCCAAGGCGCTGTTCGGCGCCGAAGCGGCCAACGTGCAGCCGAATTCCGGCTCGCAGGCCAATCAGGCGGTGTTCATGGCCTTTCTGAAGCCCGGTGACACGGTGATGGGCATGAGCCTCGCCGAAGGCGGCCATCTCACCCACGGCATGGCGCTCAACATGTCCGGCAAGTGGTTCAACGTCGTTCCCTATGGACTGACCAAGGATGAAGCGATCGACTACGATCAGGTCGAACGGCTCGCCCATGAGCACAAGCCGAAGCTGATCATCGCCGGCGCCTCGGCCTATGCGCTGAAGATCGATTTCGAGCGTTTCGCGAAGATCGCCAAGGCGGTCGGCGCGATCTTCATGGTGGACATGGCGCACTATGCCGGGCTGGTGGCCGCCGGCTTCTACCCGAATCCGGTGCCGCACGCCGACGTGGTCACCTCGACCACGCACAAGACGCTGCGCGGCCCCCGTGGCGGCTTGATTCTGATGAAGGCCGAGCACGAGAAGGCGATCAACTCGGCGATCTTCCCGGGGCTGCAGGGCGGGCCGCTGATGCATGTGATCGCCGCCAAGGCGGTGGCCTTCAAGGGGGCGATGAGCAAGGAGTTCAAGGCCTATCAGGAGCAGGTGATCGAAAACGCCCAGGTGATGGCGAAAGCCCTCAAGCAGCGCGGCTTGCGCATCGTCTCGGGCCGCACCGAGAGCCATGTCTTTTTGGTCGACCTCACCGCCAAGAACATCACTGGCAAGGATGCCGAGGCCGCCTTGGGCCGCGCGCACATCACGGTGAACAAGAACGCGATCCCCAATGATCCGCAAAAGCCCTTCGTCACCAGCGGCATCCGCATCGGCACGCCGGCGATGACGACGCGCGGCTTCACCGAAATCGAGGCCGAAGAAGTAGCGAACCTGATCGCCGACGTGCTCGACGCGCCCAATGACGAGGCGGTGATCGAGCGCGTACGCAACGAAGTCGCCGCCTTGTGCAGGAAGTTCCCGGTTTACGGCTGA
- a CDS encoding HesA/MoeB/ThiF family protein, with protein sequence MDDEALLRYSRHILLPQVGIEGQERLIDARALVLGAGGLGSPAALYLASAGIGTLALADGDTVDLTNLQRQILHRTASIGKPKVLSGAATLAEINPGCRVIPLQERLAGARLEEEVAAADVVLDCSDNFATRHAANRACVKYRKPLVSGAAIRFDGQIAVFDTRRDDAPCYHCLFPEAEEVEEVRCAVMGVFAPITGIVGAMQAAEALKLVIGCGEPLAGRLLLLDGLAMEWRSIAVPRDPACAVCATRNARG encoded by the coding sequence CTGGATGACGAGGCGCTGCTGCGCTACAGCCGCCATATCCTGCTGCCCCAGGTCGGCATCGAGGGGCAGGAGCGGCTCATCGATGCCCGCGCGCTGGTGCTCGGCGCCGGGGGGCTGGGCTCGCCGGCCGCGCTGTATTTGGCCTCTGCCGGCATCGGCACGCTGGCGCTTGCCGACGGCGACACCGTCGATCTGACCAATCTGCAACGCCAGATCCTGCACCGTACGGCCTCGATCGGCAAACCAAAAGTGCTCTCGGGGGCCGCGACGCTTGCCGAAATCAACCCTGGCTGCCGAGTCATTCCGTTGCAAGAGCGGCTTGCCGGCGCGCGGCTGGAAGAGGAGGTCGCGGCCGCCGACGTGGTGCTCGACTGCTCGGACAACTTCGCTACCCGCCACGCGGCGAACCGCGCCTGCGTCAAATACCGCAAACCGCTCGTCTCCGGTGCGGCGATCCGCTTCGATGGCCAAATCGCGGTGTTCGACACGCGGCGCGACGATGCGCCCTGCTATCACTGCCTGTTTCCGGAAGCGGAGGAGGTCGAGGAGGTCCGCTGCGCGGTGATGGGCGTGTTCGCACCGATCACCGGCATCGTCGGCGCGATGCAGGCCGCGGAGGCGCTCAAACTCGTGATCGGCTGCGGCGAACCGCTTGCCGGTCGACTGCTGCTGCTCGACGGATTGGCGATGGAATGGCGCTCGATTGCCGTGCCGCGCGATCCGGCCTGCGCCGTCTGTGCTACGCGAAACGCGCGCGGATGA
- a CDS encoding murein hydrolase activator EnvC family protein codes for MIRTFIAAVFAVSSLLPPLAWGAGEREKAKLDAVREQRAALERQLREKEAARASAADQLREIERAIAASARKLRALGEERAAARSELAKHERELKRLSAQTAARQAQLAMLLRHQFRPQETDALAMWLAGDDPNEAARDRYFLAQLARAKAELIDQLREDAAETRRLAELVRQRNVQLTELARREEVERATLSKQQHERQALLAKLSSQIQAQRRTIETLKQDERRLADLLASLAKKKTPARPSKVPAGKTPSASPAAPTLSTEPANASGAFTRLRGRLPWPVKGSVAARFGTPREEGRLLWKGLFIRAPEGADVRAVADGVVVFADWLRGYGNLLIIDHDDGFLSIYGNNQTLLAEVGQKVSAGKPVATVGASGGLPESGLYFELRHRGQAFDPGKWLAGP; via the coding sequence TTGATCCGCACCTTCATCGCGGCGGTTTTCGCGGTTTCGAGCCTCCTTCCACCGCTGGCGTGGGGGGCAGGCGAACGCGAGAAAGCGAAACTCGACGCGGTGCGCGAGCAGCGTGCCGCGCTCGAGCGCCAACTGCGGGAAAAGGAGGCGGCGCGCGCCAGTGCTGCCGACCAGCTGCGTGAAATCGAGCGCGCGATCGCCGCCAGCGCTCGCAAGCTGCGCGCCCTGGGCGAGGAACGCGCCGCAGCGCGCAGCGAGCTCGCCAAGCATGAGCGTGAGCTCAAGCGGCTTTCCGCCCAGACGGCCGCTCGCCAGGCCCAGCTCGCGATGCTCTTGCGCCACCAGTTCCGGCCCCAGGAGACCGATGCGTTGGCAATGTGGCTCGCCGGCGACGATCCGAACGAAGCTGCGCGCGATCGCTATTTCCTGGCCCAGCTCGCCCGCGCGAAAGCCGAATTGATCGATCAGTTGCGCGAGGATGCGGCCGAAACCCGGCGACTCGCCGAGCTGGTCCGCCAACGCAATGTCCAGCTCACCGAGCTTGCCAGACGCGAAGAGGTGGAGCGCGCCACGCTGAGCAAGCAGCAGCACGAGCGCCAGGCCCTGCTGGCGAAACTTTCCAGCCAGATCCAGGCGCAGCGGCGCACGATCGAGACCTTGAAGCAGGACGAGCGGCGGCTGGCCGATCTGCTCGCCTCGCTGGCGAAAAAGAAGACACCGGCGCGTCCGTCCAAAGTGCCAGCGGGCAAAACCCCGAGTGCTTCTCCTGCGGCCCCGACGCTCAGCACCGAGCCAGCCAATGCGAGCGGAGCTTTCACCCGGCTGCGCGGCCGGCTGCCCTGGCCGGTCAAGGGCAGCGTCGCCGCGCGCTTCGGCACTCCTCGCGAGGAAGGCCGATTGCTCTGGAAAGGGCTGTTCATCCGCGCGCCGGAAGGTGCCGACGTGCGCGCCGTTGCCGACGGCGTGGTGGTATTCGCCGACTGGCTGCGCGGCTATGGCAACCTCTTGATCATCGACCATGATGATGGCTTCCTGTCGATCTACGGCAACAACCAGACCCTGCTCGCCGAGGTCGGTCAGAAGGTGAGTGCCGGCAAGCCGGTGGCCACCGTCGGCGCCAGTGGGGGCTTGCCGGAATCGGGTTTATACTTTGAGCTCAGGCATAGAGGGCAGGCATTCGATCCCGGCAAATGGCTTGCCGGACCGTGA
- the ribD gene encoding bifunctional diaminohydroxyphosphoribosylaminopyrimidine deaminase/5-amino-6-(5-phosphoribosylamino)uracil reductase RibD, producing the protein MARALQLAARGLYTTTPNPRVGCVLVRDGTILGEGWHEKAGGPHAEIVALRKVGAGGNQDVPPGADSHRKVGAGGTARGATAYVTLEPCSHHGRTPPCADALIEAGVSRVVAAMQDPNPLVAGQGLEKLRAAGIEVACGLLADEARELNIGFISRMTRGRPWLRLKVAMSLDGKTALANGTSQWITGPDARRHAHGWRARSCALLTGIGTVKDDDPRLTVRDIDTPRQPLKVVVDSRLEISPGAAILESGHCLIACAVENAAKAARLAALGAEVVVLPNAQGKVDLAALMQELGRRGINEVMAEAGLKLNGSLLREGLVDELLIYQAPLLLGDAARGMADFAHLTELSAAKRLQIVECRCVSADFFIRARFA; encoded by the coding sequence ATGGCTCGCGCGCTGCAACTCGCGGCGCGCGGCCTTTACACCACCACGCCCAATCCGCGCGTCGGCTGCGTGCTGGTCAGGGACGGCACGATCCTCGGCGAAGGCTGGCACGAGAAGGCCGGCGGGCCGCACGCCGAGATCGTCGCGCTACGCAAAGTCGGCGCTGGCGGAAATCAGGACGTCCCGCCGGGCGCCGACTCACATCGAAAAGTCGGCGCTGGCGGGACGGCACGCGGTGCGACGGCCTATGTCACGCTCGAACCCTGCTCGCATCATGGCCGCACCCCCCCCTGCGCCGATGCGCTGATCGAGGCGGGTGTCTCGCGCGTCGTCGCCGCGATGCAGGACCCGAACCCGCTGGTCGCCGGCCAGGGGCTGGAAAAGCTGCGCGCAGCCGGCATCGAGGTCGCCTGCGGCCTGCTGGCAGACGAGGCGCGCGAACTCAACATCGGCTTTATCAGCCGCATGACACGCGGCCGGCCGTGGTTGCGGCTCAAGGTGGCGATGAGTCTCGACGGCAAGACCGCGCTCGCCAACGGCACCTCGCAATGGATCACCGGGCCGGACGCGCGCCGTCACGCGCACGGCTGGCGCGCACGCTCGTGCGCGCTGCTCACCGGCATCGGCACCGTGAAAGACGACGATCCGCGTCTGACGGTGCGCGACATCGACACGCCCCGCCAGCCGCTCAAAGTCGTCGTCGACAGCCGGCTCGAAATCTCACCCGGCGCAGCGATCCTCGAAAGCGGCCATTGCCTGATCGCCTGTGCGGTCGAGAATGCCGCAAAAGCTGCGCGGCTTGCCGCACTGGGCGCGGAAGTCGTCGTGTTGCCGAATGCCCAGGGCAAGGTCGACCTGGCCGCCTTGATGCAGGAGCTCGGCCGCCGCGGCATCAACGAAGTGATGGCCGAGGCCGGTCTGAAACTCAACGGTTCACTGTTGCGCGAAGGGCTGGTCGATGAACTGCTGATCTACCAGGCGCCGCTGCTGTTGGGCGATGCCGCACGCGGCATGGCCGATTTCGCCCATCTCACCGAGCTTTCCGCAGCGAAGCGTTTGCAGATCGTCGAGTGCCGTTGCGTCAGCGCCGACTTTTTCATCCGCGCGCGTTTCGCGTAG
- a CDS encoding rhodanese-like domain-containing protein, which yields MEFIQQNLMWVTLAAVSGGMLLWQTVKGSGGKNVSVAEATLLINRQDALVVDVRETAEWSAGHIPAARHIPLSQFGKHIVEIEKTKDKPVILVCASGNRSSSAARMLQKAGFPQVFNLAGGMRAWIDAGLPVSKK from the coding sequence ATGGAGTTCATCCAGCAGAATCTGATGTGGGTCACCCTCGCTGCAGTGAGCGGTGGCATGCTGCTCTGGCAGACGGTCAAGGGCAGTGGCGGCAAGAACGTTTCGGTCGCCGAGGCGACCTTGTTGATCAACCGGCAGGATGCACTCGTCGTCGATGTGCGCGAGACGGCCGAATGGTCGGCGGGTCATATTCCGGCGGCGCGCCACATCCCGCTCAGCCAGTTCGGCAAACACATCGTCGAGATCGAGAAAACCAAGGACAAGCCCGTGATTCTCGTCTGCGCCAGCGGCAACCGCTCCAGTTCCGCCGCCCGGATGCTGCAGAAGGCGGGGTTTCCGCAAGTTTTCAATCTGGCCGGCGGCATGCGCGCCTGGATCGACGCCGGCCTGCCGGTGAGCAAAAAATAA
- the secB gene encoding protein-export chaperone SecB — translation MNEQDSNAPVFSIEKIYVKDLSVEVPNAPHCFLEREQAQVSLQMQTGGEAVGDGVFNVVLTLTVSAKIGEKTQFLVEAAQAGIFQIRNVPDEELEPIIAVACPNILFPYARETISDAITRAGFPPVLLAPVNFEAIYRQRLEQQQAQAEARGPHEVPIQ, via the coding sequence ATGAACGAACAAGACAGCAACGCCCCGGTTTTCAGTATCGAGAAGATCTACGTCAAGGATCTGTCGGTCGAAGTCCCGAACGCTCCGCACTGTTTTCTTGAGCGCGAGCAGGCGCAGGTCAGTCTGCAGATGCAGACCGGCGGCGAGGCCGTCGGCGATGGCGTGTTCAACGTCGTGCTGACGTTGACGGTGAGCGCCAAGATCGGCGAGAAGACGCAATTCCTCGTCGAGGCGGCCCAGGCCGGCATCTTCCAAATCCGCAACGTGCCGGACGAGGAGCTCGAACCGATCATCGCCGTCGCCTGCCCGAACATCCTGTTTCCGTATGCGCGCGAAACGATTTCCGACGCGATCACCCGCGCCGGCTTCCCGCCCGTGCTGCTCGCCCCGGTGAATTTCGAGGCCATCTATCGCCAGCGCCTCGAGCAACAGCAGGCCCAGGCGGAAGCGCGCGGACCCCACGAGGTGCCGATCCAGTGA
- a CDS encoding ArsR/SmtB family transcription factor, whose protein sequence is MNPHPTIDDLASRHDQIMIAARALKSISHPLRLKILCVVGDREVCVQEIVEAVGTSQSNISQHLAILRDKGILSTRKDANRVYYRVADQRTLQLIGMMREVFCGVSPTA, encoded by the coding sequence ATGAATCCTCACCCCACCATCGACGACCTCGCCAGCCGTCATGATCAAATCATGATCGCCGCGCGGGCGCTGAAATCGATCTCCCATCCACTGCGGTTGAAGATCCTCTGTGTCGTCGGCGACCGGGAAGTCTGCGTGCAGGAGATCGTCGAAGCCGTCGGCACTTCGCAGAGCAACATTTCCCAGCATCTGGCCATCCTGCGCGACAAGGGCATCCTCTCCACGCGCAAGGACGCCAACCGGGTTTACTATCGCGTCGCCGACCAGCGCACCCTGCAGCTGATCGGCATGATGCGCGAGGTATTCTGCGGCGTCAGTCCGACCGCCTGA
- the grxC gene encoding glutaredoxin 3, with translation MAKVEMYATAVCPYCVRAEALLRRKGVTDIEKIRVDLDPAKRQEMEARVPGARTVPQIFIDGRHVGGCDDLHELDRQGKLDPLLGH, from the coding sequence ATGGCCAAGGTCGAAATGTATGCCACCGCCGTCTGCCCTTACTGCGTACGCGCCGAGGCGCTGCTCCGGCGCAAGGGGGTGACCGACATCGAAAAGATCCGCGTCGACCTCGATCCGGCCAAACGTCAGGAAATGGAAGCGCGGGTACCCGGCGCGCGCACCGTGCCGCAGATCTTCATCGACGGCCGGCATGTCGGCGGCTGCGACGACCTTCACGAACTCGACCGGCAGGGTAAGCTCGACCCCCTGCTCGGTCATTGA
- the gpmA gene encoding 2,3-diphosphoglycerate-dependent phosphoglycerate mutase, producing the protein MYKLVLLRHGESTWNQENRFTGWTDVGLTEKGIAEAKAAGQLLKAQGFDFDIAYTSMLKRAIKTLWIVLEEMDRMWLPVVNSWRLNERHYGALQGLNKAETAAKFGEEQVKLWRRSYDVRPPALDKNDPRYDVHDPRYANLAPGLYPAAECLKDTVERFLPIWFDSIAPAVKSGKRVLVTAHGNSLRALIKYLDNISDQDIVNLNVPTGQPLVYEFDAELRPLTSYYLGDPEAVAAAQAAVANQGKAKV; encoded by the coding sequence ATGTACAAACTCGTATTGCTGCGCCACGGCGAATCCACCTGGAACCAGGAAAACCGCTTCACCGGCTGGACCGATGTCGGTCTGACCGAGAAAGGCATCGCCGAGGCGAAGGCTGCTGGCCAGCTGCTGAAGGCGCAAGGTTTCGATTTCGACATCGCCTACACCTCGATGCTCAAGCGGGCGATCAAGACGCTGTGGATCGTGCTCGAGGAAATGGACCGCATGTGGCTGCCGGTGGTCAATTCCTGGCGGCTCAACGAGCGGCATTACGGCGCTTTGCAGGGGCTCAACAAGGCCGAGACGGCCGCCAAGTTCGGCGAGGAACAGGTGAAGCTCTGGCGGCGTTCCTACGATGTCCGGCCGCCGGCGCTGGACAAGAACGACCCGCGCTACGACGTGCATGATCCGCGTTACGCGAACCTCGCCCCGGGGCTTTACCCGGCGGCGGAATGTCTGAAAGACACGGTCGAACGCTTCCTGCCGATCTGGTTCGACAGCATCGCGCCGGCGGTCAAGTCCGGCAAGCGCGTGCTCGTCACCGCGCATGGCAACAGCCTGCGGGCGCTGATCAAGTATCTCGACAACATCTCCGACCAGGACATCGTCAATCTCAACGTGCCCACCGGCCAGCCGCTGGTGTATGAGTTCGATGCCGAACTCAGGCCGCTCACCAGCTATTATCTGGGTGACCCGGAAGCGGTCGCCGCCGCCCAGGCCGCCGTGGCAAATCAGGGCAAAGCCAAGGTTTGA
- the nrdR gene encoding transcriptional regulator NrdR, translating into MRCPYCNEDNTQVVDTRENEEGDTVRRRRRCLACEKRFTTYERVELQLPLVVKKNGSRVEYDREKLKSSMMLALRKRPVSSESVEAALDRIEEKLVQMAAREVASDRIGELVMRELKKLDKVAYIRFASVYRNFEDVDEFSEAIREVKTPRRRSSSK; encoded by the coding sequence ATGCGCTGTCCTTACTGCAACGAGGACAATACCCAGGTCGTCGACACGCGTGAGAACGAGGAAGGCGACACCGTGCGCCGGCGTCGGCGTTGCCTCGCCTGTGAGAAGCGCTTCACCACCTACGAGCGTGTCGAGCTGCAATTGCCGCTGGTCGTCAAAAAGAACGGCAGTCGCGTCGAATACGATCGCGAGAAACTCAAGTCGAGCATGATGCTCGCGTTGAGGAAGCGCCCGGTCAGCTCGGAGAGCGTGGAGGCCGCGCTCGACCGCATCGAGGAAAAGCTCGTGCAGATGGCCGCGCGCGAAGTGGCTTCCGATCGCATCGGCGAGCTGGTGATGCGCGAACTGAAGAAACTCGACAAGGTGGCCTACATCCGCTTCGCCTCGGTATATCGCAACTTCGAGGACGTCGACGAGTTTTCCGAAGCGATCCGCGAGGTGAAGACCCCACGGCGTCGTTCCAGCAGCAAGTGA
- a CDS encoding histidine phosphatase family protein yields the protein MTRLCLIRHGETDWNAGRRIQGQLDIPLSALGHAQARATANALKDEGFAAIYTSDLTRARQTAEATAHLARLPLLIDTGFRERHYGIFQGLTYEECEARHPAAYARHKTRDPRFVPEGGESLLDFAARLAVAFAAVVERHPQESIAIFTHGGVLDIAYRQAAGRPLVAPRDFAIPNCGINWIEIEAGCWSLLSWAEREHLDRPLDEL from the coding sequence ATGACCCGCCTCTGTCTGATCCGCCACGGTGAGACCGACTGGAACGCCGGCCGCCGCATCCAGGGCCAGCTCGACATTCCCCTCTCCGCACTCGGCCACGCCCAGGCGCGCGCCACCGCCAACGCGCTCAAGGACGAGGGCTTCGCGGCGATCTACACCAGCGATCTCACGCGCGCCCGCCAGACCGCCGAAGCCACCGCGCATCTCGCCCGCCTGCCGCTCCTCATCGATACCGGGTTTCGAGAGCGCCATTACGGCATTTTCCAGGGGCTCACCTACGAGGAATGCGAGGCGCGCCATCCGGCCGCCTATGCGCGCCACAAGACGCGCGATCCGCGTTTCGTCCCCGAGGGCGGGGAAAGCCTGCTCGATTTCGCCGCCCGGCTCGCCGTCGCTTTCGCAGCCGTAGTCGAACGCCATCCGCAGGAAAGCATCGCCATCTTCACCCATGGCGGTGTGCTCGACATCGCCTACCGGCAGGCCGCAGGCCGGCCGCTCGTCGCGCCACGCGATTTCGCCATCCCGAATTGCGGCATCAACTGGATCGAGATCGAGGCCGGCTGCTGGAGCCTGCTTTCCTGGGCCGAGCGGGAGCATTTGGATAGGCCGCTCGACGAACTCTGA